The genomic interval TGCACGCCTGCAGTCGCAGCCCCCCTTCTCACTTGTGCCCAGCACTCCCTTTTcaccctcccttccctgctcgggtttctccattttcctctctgtgtctgtctgactTACcatgttgttgggttttttcgTTTGGCTTTTATTTCTCAGATGTAATTCACATGCCACACGGTCCATCCATTAAAATATGCAGtttagtggtttttagtatattctgagttgtgtgaccatcaccacAAGTcaactttagaacatttcatcaccccagaaaggAAACCCCTGCCCGTTAGCAGTCCCTGGTTTCTCCTGGTCGCCCCATCTCCGGCACTCACcgctctcctttctgtctcctgGCTTTGCCTGTTccggacatttcatataaatggactcAGGCAGGATGGAGTTCTCTGTGACTGCTTCTCTCGCTCAGCACAGTGTTATCAGGGTTAGTTCCCACTGTAGCATGGAGAAGTGCTTCGTTTCTTCTGACTGCAGAGACCCACCACACCTGTGCGTTTATACGTCTTCCGTCAGTTGATGGACATTCAGGCtgctttctctgtttcatttttatgaCGGATGCTGCTGCGAACAGAACATTGGTGTACAAGCTTTTATGTGGACGCGTGgtgtttcatttctctgggatagATACATGGCATCCTCTCCTCTCAGTCTGGGGGCTGTTTTCTCTGGGATAGATACATGGCATCCTCTCCTCTCAGTCTGGGGGCTGTTTTCTCTGGGATAGATACATGGTATCCTCTCATCTCGGTCTGGGGGCTGTTTTCTCTGGGATAGATACATGGTATCCTCTCATCTCGGTCTGGGGGCTGTTTTCTCTGGGATAGATACATGGTATCCTCTCATCTGGGTCTGGGGGCTGTGGGACGCTGCTGGAGCTCGCCCTCCTCAGCGTTGGAGCGTTTTGGTGGCTGAGTCTCCTCAGGTCCCCAGTGTCTTCATCAGAGGAGACACATCTCGTGGGCCTCGCCTGGCCAGGCCTTTGCGGGGCTCACCTCACCGAGTGCTCCCAGTGCCCGAGAGTAAGTGGCTGATGCCTGCTTCACTAGTGAGGGCGGAGAGGTCAAGGCCCCGGTCAGCCTGACCCAAGTCCTGTTGCCCTTGTCACAGGCCTGGTGGGATGTGAGACAAGCCTCGGCCATGTCCGCAAAGCCCCGAGGAGCCAGGAGGGAGCTCCTTACAGAGGCTGTGCTCAGAGAGTGTAGCAGCTAAGGAGACAGAGCACGCCTGCTCCTCACTGTGCTGTTACCTCGCCTGGGGCCgtttcccccccctccccccactggctGCTCCCATTCCTCATTGGGGTCTGAGCTTGAATGTCACCTCCCTGCAGCCAGTCACCTTCCCTaactccccccccctccagccTCTCCTGGTGACACTGAGTCATCACTGTGGTGACTGTCAAGTGTTAGTCTGTAAGTCCACTGCAGTGCCCTCTCCCAGGCACATACTTGGCACTCAGGGGCATCGCAGGGCGCTGCTGGCCCCACCTCGGTGGTCCTGCCAGGCTCCCCGGGCTGCGTGGCCTGTGAAGCAAGGTGATAGCTCATGGCTCTGAGTCTGCAGCTGgacagtcctgggtttgaatcttgctTTGTCAGTCGCTGGGGATGTGACGTGGGCCAGTCTCCTACAGCGTCAGGGCCCTCGGCTGCAGAAGTGGGTGCCGTGGAGCCTACCCTCCAAGGTTGCCGTGTTCGGGGGATGCTCATCTTGGGCTGGCCCTTCGCCCTCAGGCCCCAGTCTGGCAATTAACCTGTGCCCCTCAGGTCCCTGGGGTGTGGACGGTCACTTCTGCAGCTGTCCGCCTGGCCTTCCTGTCAGGTGGGATGAGGCTGGAGACGATGTCTCTCGTGCTGACCCCTCCCTTCCGTGGCCGCCTTCCTGAGCACCAGTCGGCCAGACGGGCTGTGGAGGACGTGGATTTGCACAGGGGTACAGAGCTCATCTCTTGACACGAGCCGCTGCCACCCCCAGCTCCTGAAGGGCCCCCGCAGTAGCTGGAAGAGGCTGAGATGAGCTGCTCCCACCAACTCCCACTCCATCCCAGAGCACAAAGCGCTTCCCTCTTAAGGGGGTGCTGAGTTTGGGGCTTTGTCATGCTCCCCAGGCCTAGGCGGACAGCCCGCCAGTTAGTGTCAGGAGAGCTGAGGGCCCTGGGACGGTGAGGGTCAAGTGTGTGACACCCGGAGCTAAGCTGCTTGGGTCCAAGACCATGGTCTGCTCTGCCACGGAGGGCTCAGGACAGGGTCTTAGCCCCAGGGTTCTGAGGCTTTGACTGCGGGATTGGCGTACTGGTAGTGTCCGCCCTGCTGGAAGGGTTGGTGTGACCATGCATCGCTGGCCCCTGGAGCTGGCTCCGGGTGGCTGGGTGTGGAAGGGCTCTGAGTGGCCCGTGGGGAGCACTATGTGAGCGTCCGCTGCTGTTGCTACTAGTGGTaaaggagggaccctgggcccaGGCAGCACGGCGTAGGGCCAGGTCCTTCCTGGCTGGGGGTGACCAGTTTACCTAGCCTTGGTCTCTTTGTCTGTGAAACGGGCTGGTGGTCCAGCCTGGGCAGACTGCTCTGAGGGTCACATGACATGGCCGGTGGGGGCCTGGCTGGTGGGAAGTAACGGCAgcgggagcagagggagggaggcagctaACCCCAGCCAGGCCTCCCCAGCCTCgtgttttccatttttcttataaaatagtcACTTTGTGGTGCATACTGCAAAGtgagagctccccccccccccccgccctcctgtCATGGTGCCCCTGGAGGTGAGCTCTGTCATTGACCTGCATGCATGTGCTCTCCTGCCCCGTCTGGCCTGCAGGGAGGAGGTCCAGGAGAACTGCGTGCGGTGGCGGAGACGGTTCACTTTCGTGTGTAAGATGAGCGCCAACCCAGCCACCGGCCTGCTGGACCCCTGCATCTTCCGGGTGTCGGTGCGCAAGGTGAGGCTGCGGGCGGGCTGGGCGGGGGCTGCAAGCCCAAGGCCAGGGGATGGGTGTGGGCCACTGCTCTGGTCTGTCCCctcaggggaaggagggggagttgCTCTGCCCCTGTTCTTGTCCCCCTCCCTTGGCAGTCACATCTGGGGGCAGGGATTGGGGAGATTTATGACGTCCTTTGGATTCTCCAGTCACCCTGCTGCTTGTGTCTGTCTCCCTGTGCAGGAGCTGAAAGGTGGGAAGACTTATTCCAAGGTGAGTGGAACTGTGTGAAGGGGTGGtatgatgggatgggatggggtggggtggggcaggccaGGCAGGAGAGAAGCTTCCAGAACTTccagcccctcctctgccccGAACAGGAGACTCTTAGCCctatagaatatatattattatcatatttttttttttataacagaaacagagacagagagagagtgagagagacagagagagggacagacagacaggaagggagagagatgagaagcatcaactgcaTCAACTaaggttgcagcaccttagttgttcattgattgctttcccatatgtgccttgatggggggggggggggcgctacagcagaccaagtaaccctttgctcaagccagcgacctttgggttcaagccagtgaccatggggtcatgcctctgatcccacgctcaagccggcgaccttggagttttgaacctgggttctctgcgtcccagtctgatgctttatctactgtgccaccacctggtcaggcgaagatatattattttttggaaATATCTCTATTGATTGTCCTTGCACTTCACATAAAGACGGTGTCTGTCTGTTTTATCATAGACAGTATAGATGTTCGTAGAGTGGGAAGGATAGTTTCCATCACCTttctctccaggcctcctccccaGGCCCCACCAGGGGGACTCATTAGGATTTTTCCAgaccttttaagaaaaaaatattattaattatatcatACATGCAGAGTAGTGAATAAAATCTTTGTATATTGTTAAGAGAAATGTAAAGTGAGCAACTTGTATGAGTCCTTATGTACGTGCAgacaatgtaatttttaaaaaatatttattgatttttagagagagagaggagagagagaaaggcaatggggaagggggagcaggaagcatcaactcatagtagtcgcttccatatgtgccttgaccaggcaagtccagggttttgaaccagtgacctcagcattccaggtcaatgctttacccactgcaccaccacaggtccaaTGTGATTTTTAAACACACAAAAGGAACTTGTTCTAAATGGATTCTGCGGCTTGGTACTTTACTCACCAATACATCATAGGCATGTTTTCATGTCACCccaaattttcttttgctttaacaGTGGCGGTGTCCCATGGTATGGCGGGGGGAGGGTGGCCCAGCCAGTCCCCACTGTTGCGTATCTGTGGTGTTGCCAGGTTCTCAGCTCACCCACAGTCAGTTCAGCCCTCCACGTGAAAACCTTCTCCGCTGGGAAACGTGGGAGAAGATGGGGTACCTCTGGCTTTGAATCAGCCTGCTCTGCCCTAAGGCCCCTTCTCTGTGGGGACTCGCAGCCCACCCTCCAGGGCCTCCCCGGGCAGGAGGCACAGTGGCAGGGGGTGGGCTTTGTCggtttagagcagcggttctcaacctgtgggtcgcgaccccggcggggggtcgcacgaccaaaacacaggggtcgcctaaagcggtatgtattttccgatggctttaggcgacccctgtgttttggtcgtgcGACCCCCtccgggtcgcgacccacaggttgagaaccgctggttcaGAGGGAGAATGATGGCCTCCCTTCGCCCTGTGTGCAAGGCCTTTTCCTTCCCACTGACCAGAGCTCAGGAAGCTCAGCGTTCTGGGCCGTGCGCTCTGCCCTGGCTGGTCGCTCACATCCCTCCCTGGGAGTAGAGAGCAGGGTGGCCAACACTGGCCTGTGGAAGGTGCCACCAGAGCGGAAATTGCTCCTCCCATTGATTCACATGGGTGAGGACAGCTGCCCAGCCAGGAAATGAACCACCAGCCAACAGCTGGGGCGTCCTGCCTCCGTCCAGCAAACGTGTCATGCACCTAGCACGTGCCAGGCCTGCCAGGCCCTGCCCTTCTTTCTCCCGTCAGACGTCCACACTGGCTCAGCAACTTggacacagaggaggaaactgaggccccaagaGGTGGCAAGGCCTGATGCTGACCAGGCCTAGTTTCAGGCCTGGTTCTGCCAGTTAAGCCGTCTGGGGCCCTGCACATGTCAGTTCCTCTTTCTGAACCttggttttcttgtctgtaaaatgggggacaCTGAGTTGATGGCATGGCTGAGATTTGAACCCGAGTCCCTGATTCTGGCACCCATGCCCCAAGGTCTGCGGTAGAGACTTGTACAGAGCAGGTGCTTAATAAACGTCCTAGGTTGGTTTGGTTGTTCCCCAAATCTCTAATCCCAGCATCCCCTCACCTTGCTCTCTGCTGCCCCTTCAAGTCTGCTTCCCTCTATGTGGCCTCACCAGCTCGTAGGCCCTGTTCTCGCACCTTCTCCACTTCCCTTCCATCCCTTgctgctctctgtatctgaagAGCATCACCACCGACCATTCACCAGCCCATCACTCAGGCCTCGTGGGGGCTCCTGTGCACCCTGCAGAGCGGCCCCCACCCACCCGTTCCCAACGCCAAGTTCCCACGGgcttctcctccccctgcccgCTGTCCTGGCGGCTCCCACAGCACAGCCTTGTTTCCCAGGGAACAATGTGTCTGTGTCACAGACAACAATGTCCTTTTATCTCGGGCGCTGCCCCAGTGCACTCTGGGACATGGCACAAAGGGCGCTTTGTGCAACTCAGGGATGTGagctcctggctctgccacatTGGAGCCGCCAACCCAAGCCACCAGCCTGGGCCTCTGTCCTTGGGTGCCGGTTATGCAACAGTCAATCTGGGCTGTGGTGTGGCCCAGGGGCTTTTTCTGCCCCTCCTCCTGCCAAGTTAACCCTTATGGTGCCAGCCCTGCAGCCTCCCACagtctcctctctgcctcctagcTGGGCTTTGCCGACTTGAACCTGGCTGAGTTTGCAGGCTCGGGCTCCACCGTGCGCTGCTGCCTGCTGGAGGGATATGACACCAAGAACACCCGCCAGGACAACTCCATCCTCAAGGTATTGGGGCCCCCCTGCCTCTTCTGCCCCCTTCTGCTATGGGGTTCCTCATCAGAGTCCCTGGAGGGTTGTTAAAAATACAAGTTCTGCCCCTGGACAGGCAGCGAGGGATACTGGAAGGATGTGGGCCTGGGTCAGGAAACCACCGTCAGAGGCCTGGTGTGGCCACTGGCCTCCTTTCTCCCATCGTCATCGGGGTTGGGCCCTGGTAGTCTCTTTAAGGGTTTGGTGAGATCAGCATCACTGGGTGCTGCTACCTCTTGTCTTGTGATACCTGACAAGCCCTGGGGGGTGTGGTGTCTATTATTAATCCCAGTTTTGCACAGGAGGGAGTTTTGGCAGAGGTTAGATCATTTGCCTGGGGTCATAGCAGAGCTGGCACTTGAGCCTGAAGTCCAGATCCTTACACTGGCCCATGTGACATGAGGCAGCCCAGCGAAGCACCAGAGACCGGGACCTCCGCCCTCTGCCTGGGCAGACAGGGCGGCTGCTCCAGGGCTCAGCCACATGCGGGCTCCCAGTGGCTGGAGCAGCtccctctcctccaggaagctgcCTCCTCGGCCTCTTGGGACGGAGCTGTCTGGGTATCTGCCACCCCACAGCTCTCCTTGTTGTCTCCACACCCTTCCACCTGGCTGAGAAAGCAGTCTGTCCTAACTGTACCTCTGACCCGGGGGAGCCTGGGGTTCAGGGACAGGGCCGGGCTGGAGCTGGTGGGCAGAGACTCGGGGTCTCCCAGGCCCTGTGCCGAGGAGGCAGGGGCGCCTGGAACACAAGAGGGTAATTGTGGGGGCTTGGACTCTTTACCCTTGCTCCAGTGGCCACCCCCATATACCTCAGGCCAGATCAAGGGTACCTGGGGGACAGGTGGCCTCGGCTTCAGGCCACATCCTGTCTACAGGGCTTTGGGCAGTCACCTCTGAGTCTGGGTCTCAGTTCCCTTGTCTACAGCCTGGGGCCATCCTCTCCTTTGCAGGCTGCTGTCATGGCCaaaaaatttaatccatttttaaaaagcttcaacCCATGGCCACCATTTTGGTACTGGCGGTTGGGATCTTAGCTCCCTTTCCATCTGTCGTTCCAGCTCAGCCCAGGTTTGGGGACTCAGACATTGCCTGTGTTGGGCCATTGCCAAAATCTTTGCCCAAGTAGATGTTAAATTGTTAAGTTTCTAATGGGTTTTTGCTTGACTTTATCAAGACACTTGCACTGCGCTTCTGCCCTCTGCATTGGATGATGTGGGCGGTTCCTCCCCCACTGCTAGGCTGGGTGAAGCCCCTCCTCGCAGGGTGGGCTTCTCCAGCCTCCTTCTGCCAGGTCAGGCTCATGTTCCCCTTCCTGCTTGGAGCCCAGGCACTGTGGGTGGAGAGTGCCTGTGTGGCCCCTACCGTGAGGGGCCCCTACCGTGAGGGCTCGCAGTCTGGCTGTGGTTCTGAAACACTCACAGCTGGTTCTTACTGCCCGATCGCTCCAAGTCAGGTGCTAGCCCAGTGCAGCATCTTGTTGCGTCCTCTCCACTGTCACAGGAGGCAGGCGTCAGGGTCGGCTCTGCCTTCTGCATGAGGAAACGGGGACTCAGTGAGGTTTGGTAGCTTCCTCAGTGTCTGCAGTGGGCAGGACAGGACCAGCCTCCAAGCCCTGTCTGAAGCTGGAGCAGGGAGGCTGCGAAGAGCGGGCGCTGGGCTGAGTGAGTGGACGTGGTATGGCTGACTTCTTGTCCCCCCAGGTCACCATCGGGATGTTCCTGCTCTctggagacccctgctttaagacgTGAGTGTTGGCGTGGGCTCCTTAGTCTTTGGCTGACCCTGAGGCTGGGGCACCACAGTCACACTCCTCTGTCCTCCCAAGGCCACCGTCCACTGCCAAGTCCATCTCCATCCCGGGCCAGGACTCCTCCCTGCAGCTGACATGTAAAGGTGGCGGGACCAGCAGCAGCGGTGGCAGCAGCACCAGCTCCCTGACGGGGTCCCGGCCCCCCAAAGCCCGGCCCACCATCCTCAGCTCAGGTACTGTTTCCCTCCTGCACACctggccctgccccgccccgtctGCATCTGAGGTGTCCCGAGGGCGATACTGAGAAGAGAGAGTGGTGGGTGGTATCTGCGCCGTCCATGCTTCCGTTGGGCAGATGCCATCCAAGCCCCTCCCTGTGCCAGATGCTGCGCACTGCCCTGGTCAGAGACTTTCATGGTGTCCCTGACCCCATGGCCCTCCCAGTCCAGCGGGAGAGACAGGCGTCAGTCAGACAGTAAGTCAAATGCATGTCCACTATGGAGTGACAGCTGAGGGAGACACAGAAGGCATCTGTTTCTGGGGTCAGCGCCGTCTCCTGAAGGGGTGGCATTGGGCTGAATCTGGAGTATGGGCACAGAGCTCCTGTCAGAGGGACCTGTGCTGTGAGCCCTTGCTTCCCCACTTGCTACATGACCTTAACTGGCCATTTTTGCCTCTTTGGGTCTCAGTATCCTCTTGTAAAACGGGATCAACAGTAGCAACCACATCCTGGTTTGCTTCGGTATGAACTGAGCAAACGTGTGGGCCTTGCCTGTGCAGAGTATGTACTGTGTGTTTGCTTCTAGTAAAACAACATTATTATGACTGTTATAAAAAGGTCAGACAAGCCTGCATCCCCAGAGGAGATGGCCTGGCAAACAGGAGAAGAGAGCCAGCGGGAGAGGAGGCGGCCGGCGCCCCAGTCCCGTACCCCGTGCTGTGCACAGTGAAGCCCCAATGATTAGTGAGCAAGGCAGCACATGGTGGCCCTAATTTGTGTCACAAGAGTAATTAGGGCCCAGAGCCGTGTGGCTCAGCAGATGTTTGCTGGGTGAGTCTGTCCCCAGGCTGGGAGCAGTGAGAGGCCCTCTGATCTCCAGGGCCACTTTCCTCCACTGCTGTTCTGCCTGGAGACCCAGCGCAGCGAGGCCCAGGGCCGAGAGCAGGGTCCTCGCCTGCctcagcctgggggtgggggcttctcTGTGCCATTCCTTTCTCCAGCTCTAGGGTCAGGGTCCCAGAGGAAAGATCCGGGGACCAGGCCACCCCAGCATAGGCGCTGCCTTTGTGCAGAGTAGCAGAGGTGCCTTCCCTTACAGTGCGGGGCATGGGCCCTGGCGTTCTGTACCCTTACCCCCCTGCAGAGAACCTGTTGGGACTTAAAAGACCACCTGCCTCTGGGTGAGCACACCGGCAGGCCTGGGGTCCAGGTGGTGGCCTGGCTGTGTTCATCCCTGAAGAGGGGATGGGCAAGCCTTTGCCTCCTCTGTTTACCACAGAGGACTGGGGGGTGGGTACCTCGCTCCCCTTCACCTCCTGCTGGGAGCGCTGGGATGTTAGTTAGTTCCAGGCGAGTTGGGGCAGGGCTGTCAGCCAGTGCCCCAGACGCCCTGCTCCCTGCGTGGCAGTGCTCCCCGCAGTTGGAGTTCACTGCGGGTCATGTTTGTGCAGCGCTCTCCTCCCCAGTGGCCTGTGACAGCCTGTCTCCTCTCCACTGTACCCAGTTGAGTACCCTGCACAGAGGAGGTCCCTGACGGATATTTGTAGAATGAGTGAACCTGTGTTCAGGTGCCGAACTGTGGTTTGGAGCGGATAGCTGCTCCTGTGAACCTCAGTTTTTCAGTCTGTCAGATGGGAATACCTAGTCTCCCCCAGCCATTCCCTGCCAGACTCTGAGAGAAGACGGGCGCATTGGTAAAGCCTGCCCTCTCCCTGCCTTCCAGGGGTTCCGGAAGAGACCGACCAGAACCTGTCCAGCCCCGAGGAGGTGTTCCACTCTGGCCACTCCCGCAACTCCAGCTATGCCAGCCAGCAGTCCAAGATCTCTGGTGAGTGCCCACCCGCCTCGTGCCCTTGGCCTTCCATAGTACCCGGCTGCCCCGTACTGACGTCCGCTGCCCGGTACTGACGTCCCCACTGCCCCATACTGACGTCCCGCTGCCCCTTACTGACGTCCCCCACTGCCCGGTACTGACGTCCCCCACTGCCCCGTACTGACGTCCCCCACTGCCCGGTAATGACGTCCCCCACTGCCCCGTACTGACGTCCCCACTGCCCGGTACTGACGTCCCCGCTGCCCGGTACTGACGTCCCCGCTGCCCCACACTGACGTCCCCCACTGCCCCATACTGACGTCCCCCACTGCCCCGTACTGACGTCCCCCGCTCCACCGTACTGACGTCCCCGCTGCCCGGTACTGACGTCCCCGCTG from Saccopteryx leptura isolate mSacLep1 chromosome 2, mSacLep1_pri_phased_curated, whole genome shotgun sequence carries:
- the EEIG1 gene encoding early estrogen-induced gene 1 protein, with product MAFLMKKKKFKFQTTFTLEELTAVPFVNGVLFCKVRLLDGGDFVSLSSREEVQENCVRWRRRFTFVCKMSANPATGLLDPCIFRVSVRKELKGGKTYSKLGFADLNLAEFAGSGSTVRCCLLEGYDTKNTRQDNSILKVTIGMFLLSGDPCFKTPPSTAKSISIPGQDSSLQLTCKGGGTSSSGGSSTSSLTGSRPPKARPTILSSGVPEETDQNLSSPEEVFHSGHSRNSSYASQQSKISGYSTEHSRSSSLSDLTHRRNTSTSSSASGGLSMTVEGPESGEREHRPPEKPPRPPRPQHLSERSFRRKKDLMESHPPWVDDTRIDADDIVEKIMQSQDFTDGSNTEDSNLRLFVSRDGTTTLSGIQLANRVSSGVYEPVVIESH